In Elusimicrobiota bacterium, one DNA window encodes the following:
- a CDS encoding DUF2914 domain-containing protein — protein MVPVISDAAPAPDLWKNRLLAHYRRHSERLNVAFFLGGFLFDVATLSTVDNPWGIAQQVAYLGLIGWFLSKELLFEATFWAPSKRLEKVWAYRVLLVHFMLGSLISLYSLFFLKSASLASSLLFIVLIMGVLVANELPRVQSAGLGLKVALYALCLFSFFSMLWPTFLGFVGRVPFALSLASTGIVVAYIARWVHRRIPNRRLASRRILLPGAALGALTVAFYFLGWIPPVPLAVVDMGIYHRVEKRGDRYWLYHERPAWALWRKGDQDFEARSGEAVYFFSRIYSPARFSDELTLHWFWRDPRGGWVSSDRIPLKILGGRREGFRGFSYKQNYVPGDWRVKVETTDGREIGRIRFRLRASTAPPDPGRFKADVQ, from the coding sequence ATGGTTCCCGTGATTTCCGACGCCGCTCCCGCGCCCGACCTTTGGAAAAACCGCCTGCTGGCCCATTACCGCCGACACAGCGAGCGGCTGAACGTCGCGTTTTTCCTGGGCGGGTTCCTCTTCGACGTCGCCACCCTGTCCACCGTCGACAACCCCTGGGGCATCGCCCAGCAGGTGGCTTACCTGGGGCTGATCGGCTGGTTCCTTTCCAAAGAGCTTCTCTTCGAAGCGACCTTCTGGGCGCCGTCCAAACGGTTGGAAAAGGTCTGGGCCTACCGGGTGCTCCTGGTGCATTTCATGCTGGGAAGCCTGATCAGTCTTTACTCCCTCTTTTTTCTCAAAAGCGCTTCCCTGGCCAGTTCACTCCTCTTCATCGTCCTTATTATGGGCGTCCTGGTGGCCAACGAGCTCCCGCGGGTGCAGTCGGCCGGGTTGGGGCTCAAAGTCGCGCTCTACGCCCTTTGCCTGTTCTCCTTTTTTTCCATGCTGTGGCCCACCTTCCTGGGGTTCGTGGGGCGGGTGCCCTTCGCCCTGTCCCTGGCCAGCACGGGGATCGTGGTGGCGTACATCGCGCGGTGGGTGCACCGGCGGATTCCGAACCGGCGGTTGGCGTCTCGCCGGATTTTGCTGCCCGGCGCCGCCTTGGGCGCCTTGACCGTGGCCTTTTACTTCCTGGGGTGGATCCCGCCGGTGCCCCTGGCGGTGGTGGACATGGGCATCTACCATCGGGTGGAAAAGCGGGGAGACCGTTATTGGCTCTACCACGAACGCCCGGCCTGGGCCCTCTGGCGGAAGGGAGACCAGGATTTCGAGGCCCGGTCCGGCGAGGCCGTTTATTTTTTCTCCCGGATTTATTCCCCGGCGCGTTTTTCCGATGAATTGACGCTCCACTGGTTTTGGCGGGACCCCCGGGGGGGCTGGGTGAGCTCGGACCGGATCCCCTTGAAAATCCTGGGCGGGCGGCGGGAGGGTTTTCGGGGATTCTCTTACAAACAGAATTACGTTCCGGGCGATTGGCGCGTCAAGGTGGAAACCACGGACGGCCGGGAGATCGGACGAATCCGCTTTCGCCTGCGAGCCTCGACGGCGCCGCCCGACCCCGGTCGCTTCAAGGCGGACGTTCAATGA
- a CDS encoding tryptophan-rich sensory protein — protein sequence MNDKMDWYHQLTKPSWSPPAWVFGPVWTVLYIGIFLSFGFVFYRTFTRQWPAVVALPFALNLVFNLAFTPIQFGLKSNGLAAVDILLLLGTLLWSMAKVLPYAPWVTYAQIPYLLWVCFATVLQLTITFLNR from the coding sequence ATGAACGACAAAATGGATTGGTACCATCAACTGACGAAACCCTCGTGGTCGCCCCCGGCGTGGGTTTTCGGGCCGGTGTGGACGGTGCTTTACATCGGGATCTTCCTGTCCTTCGGGTTTGTGTTCTATCGGACGTTCACGCGCCAGTGGCCGGCCGTCGTGGCCCTCCCCTTCGCTTTGAACCTGGTGTTCAATCTGGCCTTTACGCCGATCCAGTTCGGCCTGAAATCCAACGGGCTGGCGGCGGTGGACATCCTCCTGCTTTTGGGGACGCTGCTGTGGTCCATGGCCAAAGTCCTGCCCTACGCGCCGTGGGTGACCTACGCTCAAATCCCCTATCTGCTTTGGGTGTGCTTCGCGACGGTTTTACAACTCACCATCACCTTCCTCAACCGATAG
- a CDS encoding phosphatase PAP2 family protein: MRTFRKYAGGGMAAALLCFLSLEARGQGVQTAGDVFNNPSDVVIYVLPLFTLGVTLGARDYAGTWQFSESVGTAMGMTAALKYTVRENRPNGDPQSFPSGHTAITVTSAEFLRKRYGWKFGLPAYALSAYVGYERIKDKEHYSWDVAAGAAISFAATNIFTRPYKGWTVGPAQTSRGLGVQLTRAF; encoded by the coding sequence ATGAGGACCTTTCGGAAATACGCGGGCGGCGGGATGGCCGCGGCGTTGTTGTGTTTCCTGTCGTTGGAAGCCCGCGGCCAGGGCGTGCAAACGGCCGGGGACGTTTTCAACAACCCGAGCGACGTCGTGATTTACGTTTTGCCCCTCTTCACGCTGGGGGTCACCCTGGGGGCCCGGGACTACGCCGGGACCTGGCAGTTCTCCGAATCGGTGGGGACCGCCATGGGGATGACGGCCGCCCTCAAATACACGGTCCGGGAAAATCGGCCCAACGGGGATCCCCAGTCCTTTCCCTCCGGCCACACCGCGATCACGGTGACCTCCGCCGAATTCTTGCGCAAGCGGTACGGCTGGAAATTCGGCCTGCCGGCCTACGCGCTCTCCGCCTACGTGGGCTACGAACGCATCAAAGACAAGGAACATTATTCCTGGGACGTGGCCGCCGGGGCGGCCATCTCCTTCGCCGCCACCAACATTTTCACCCGGCCGTACAAGGGGTGGACGGTGGGGCCCGCCCAAACGTCCCGGGGCCTGGGCGTTCAATTGACGCGCGCTTTTTAA
- a CDS encoding DUF3943 domain-containing protein, translated as MAASFAVVFGGIGGWADPLIPVAPDKVIRATRDTPDNKGPTTPGRVLPGERPTRKSYVIPALEIPAFILTLNGYDRLVYGDEVYGVTPRTFRDHALHGPWVVDQDSFAINQIGHPYQGAMYYGFARSANLNYWEGLLYSNAGSALWETAGERSDPSLNDQVASGTAGSFIGEALFRLANLVLEEGGPAPNRWRKLAAGVISPPTMLNRILFGDRYGPVLESRHPALSSCLALGAGFNATDHAAGSGESLARTASYVDYRIAYGLPGKPGYRYLRPFDYFDFEIDSIAESGRQYNSAMIRGLLFGAPYGAGDAYRGVWGLYGTFDYLSPQVYRLSTTAASFGTTAQWWLSERLALQGTALAGVGYGSVGTILPTLSEADFHYGVSPQQLLALRLLMGNRFSLDASGRNVFITGVGAGKAPGHELVQHVTAGLSVRTFGRQAVAVGYMLGRRKAHYSGGLQDRDQTVRTVTLTYNFLGRARLGAVEWGNNQFDN; from the coding sequence TTGGCCGCGTCCTTCGCCGTCGTTTTCGGGGGCATCGGCGGCTGGGCCGATCCCTTGATCCCGGTGGCTCCCGACAAAGTGATCCGGGCGACGCGGGACACCCCCGACAACAAGGGCCCCACCACGCCGGGCCGGGTGTTGCCCGGGGAGCGCCCGACGCGGAAGAGCTACGTGATCCCCGCGCTGGAGATCCCGGCGTTTATCCTAACGCTCAACGGGTACGACCGCTTGGTGTATGGGGACGAGGTCTACGGGGTGACGCCCCGCACCTTCCGGGACCACGCCCTGCACGGGCCCTGGGTGGTGGACCAGGACTCCTTCGCCATCAACCAGATCGGCCACCCCTATCAGGGGGCGATGTACTACGGGTTCGCGCGATCGGCCAATTTGAATTATTGGGAAGGGCTTCTCTACAGCAACGCGGGAAGCGCGTTGTGGGAAACGGCGGGAGAACGTTCGGACCCGTCCCTGAACGACCAAGTGGCGAGCGGCACGGCGGGGAGTTTCATCGGAGAGGCCCTTTTCCGACTGGCGAACCTCGTGTTGGAGGAGGGCGGCCCCGCCCCCAACCGCTGGCGAAAGCTGGCCGCGGGCGTCATTTCGCCCCCCACGATGCTCAATCGGATTCTTTTCGGGGACCGCTACGGCCCCGTGTTGGAGAGCCGGCACCCGGCCTTGTCGTCCTGTTTGGCCTTGGGAGCCGGGTTCAACGCCACCGATCACGCGGCCGGCAGCGGAGAATCCCTGGCCCGGACCGCGAGTTACGTGGATTACCGGATCGCCTACGGCTTGCCGGGAAAACCGGGGTACCGGTATCTCCGGCCCTTCGACTACTTCGATTTTGAAATCGACTCCATCGCCGAGAGCGGGCGGCAGTACAACAGCGCCATGATCCGTGGATTGCTGTTCGGCGCGCCCTACGGGGCGGGCGACGCCTACCGGGGCGTCTGGGGCCTTTACGGAACCTTCGACTATTTGTCGCCCCAGGTCTATCGGCTGTCGACCACGGCGGCCTCCTTCGGGACGACGGCCCAATGGTGGCTGTCGGAGCGGCTGGCTTTGCAGGGGACGGCCCTGGCGGGGGTGGGCTACGGATCGGTCGGGACCATCTTGCCGACCTTGTCCGAGGCCGATTTTCACTACGGCGTTTCGCCCCAGCAATTGCTGGCCCTGCGCCTGCTGATGGGAAACCGATTTTCGCTGGACGCCTCGGGACGGAACGTGTTCATCACCGGCGTGGGCGCGGGGAAAGCCCCGGGGCACGAACTGGTGCAGCACGTGACGGCGGGGTTATCGGTGCGGACCTTCGGACGCCAGGCCGTCGCGGTGGGGTATATGCTGGGCCGCCGGAAGGCCCATTACAGCGGCGGTCTTCAAGACCGGGATCAAACGGTCCGCACCGTGACCCTGACCTACAATTTCCTCGGACGGGCGCGCTTGGGCGCCGTCGAATGGGGCAACAATCAATTCGACAATTAG
- a CDS encoding lmo0937 family membrane protein has product MLWTLAVVLMVMWLLGLVSAYTMGGFIHLLLVAAIVVVLVRVIQGRPALKG; this is encoded by the coding sequence ATGCTTTGGACCTTGGCGGTTGTTTTGATGGTGATGTGGTTGTTGGGGTTGGTGAGCGCTTACACCATGGGGGGCTTTATTCATCTGTTGTTGGTGGCGGCGATCGTGGTGGTTTTGGTTCGCGTGATTCAAGGTCGGCCGGCTCTCAAAGGATGA
- a CDS encoding DNA starvation/stationary phase protection protein, which produces MDSKTNTENSVKNPVSEAALKGGQNTEIQPFGTIVRLPIALEAKACAASVNNLNQVLADTMTLRDLYKKHHWQTSGPTFQPLHFLFDKHFQEQSGLVDLLAERVQTLGGVSLAMAADVAEATIVPRAPKGRENPSAQLRRLLHAHEIVLEETRAMARQADEDGDQGTNDLLVGDVMRGNELQVWFLAQHLMADSLSAASDATAADGAEGASPKKTTSPLIKTASPSGNGQNFARVMTSHPYQLSEYTLRTNE; this is translated from the coding sequence ATGGACAGCAAAACAAACACTGAAAACAGCGTTAAAAATCCGGTTTCGGAAGCGGCGCTCAAAGGCGGTCAAAACACCGAGATTCAACCTTTCGGGACCATCGTGCGGCTTCCCATCGCCCTGGAGGCCAAGGCCTGCGCGGCCAGCGTCAACAACCTTAATCAGGTGTTGGCGGACACCATGACCTTGCGCGACCTCTATAAGAAACACCACTGGCAAACGTCCGGGCCGACCTTTCAGCCCCTCCATTTTCTTTTCGACAAACATTTTCAAGAGCAAAGCGGCTTGGTGGACCTGTTGGCGGAACGCGTGCAAACCCTCGGCGGGGTGTCTCTCGCCATGGCGGCCGACGTCGCCGAAGCCACGATCGTTCCCCGGGCGCCCAAGGGGCGGGAAAACCCGTCCGCTCAGCTGCGGCGTCTGCTCCACGCCCACGAGATCGTTCTGGAGGAAACCCGGGCCATGGCCCGCCAAGCCGACGAGGACGGGGACCAGGGAACCAACGACCTCCTGGTCGGCGACGTGATGCGCGGCAACGAGCTTCAAGTGTGGTTCCTGGCCCAGCACCTGATGGCGGATTCTCTGAGCGCCGCGTCGGACGCCACGGCCGCCGACGGCGCCGAGGGCGCTTCGCCGAAGAAAACGACGTCGCCGCTGATCAAGACCGCTTCCCCGTCGGGGAATGGACAAAATTTCGCGCGCGTCATGACTTCGCACCCGTATCAACTGTCCGAATACACGTTGCGCACGAACGAATAA
- a CDS encoding phage holin family protein, translating to MLPSEEPFRSRTLPVDLMKDHLELALLEWRYEWGEARRRVVAWGAGLLLAGSSAVLLHVALIGWAMKRGMGGERVALALAVAYLLIGAAVVGRWGRRRPGAGRPFEASREELNRSVPWIIDRFF from the coding sequence ATGCTTCCGAGCGAAGAACCTTTCCGCTCCCGCACGCTCCCGGTGGATCTGATGAAAGACCACCTGGAGCTTGCGTTGTTGGAGTGGCGTTACGAATGGGGCGAGGCCCGGCGTCGGGTCGTCGCCTGGGGCGCGGGCCTTCTGCTCGCGGGGTCGTCCGCGGTGCTGCTGCACGTCGCCCTGATCGGCTGGGCGATGAAACGCGGGATGGGGGGGGAGCGGGTGGCTCTGGCCTTGGCCGTCGCCTACCTCCTGATCGGGGCGGCCGTGGTCGGCCGGTGGGGCCGGCGCCGACCGGGCGCGGGTCGTCCCTTCGAGGCCAGCCGGGAAGAATTGAACAGGAGCGTTCCATGGATCATCGATCGTTTCTTTTAA